In the Streptomyces sp. f51 genome, one interval contains:
- a CDS encoding aldehyde dehydrogenase family protein, whose translation MTSPHAFWLAGRQATGETTFDVTSPWDGRIVGQVSVPTDAQVEEAVAAAYAVRDEFAATPAHVRAAALDHVSRRLAERTEEIAQLISAENGKPIKWARGEVGRAVSVFRFAAEEARRFNGGEAQRLDTDAGGQGRLALTRRFPKGVVLGIAPFNFPLNLCAHKVAPAIAAGAPIILKPAPATPLSGLILGDLLAETDLPVGSWSILPVANDKMPALVQDERLPVISFTGSETVGYAIMDSVPRKHCTLELGGNGAAVVLADFASDADLDWAATRIATFSNYQGGQSCISVQRVIADAAVYDRLLPRVVAAVEAQVTGDPSDDRTDVGPLVSQAAAERVETWVDEAVAAGATLLTGGKREGASYAPTVLADVPADVTISCEEVFGPVLTVQKVDGEAAAFEAANNSKYGLQTGVFTHDLQTAFRAHRALEVGGVVIGDVPSYRADQMPYGGAKQSGVGREGVKFAMDDYTYERVLVLTGLAL comes from the coding sequence ATGACTTCTCCCCACGCCTTCTGGCTCGCCGGCCGCCAGGCCACCGGCGAGACCACGTTCGACGTCACCTCGCCGTGGGACGGCCGGATCGTCGGTCAGGTCAGCGTGCCCACCGACGCCCAGGTCGAGGAGGCCGTGGCCGCCGCCTACGCCGTGCGCGACGAGTTCGCCGCCACCCCGGCCCACGTACGCGCCGCCGCCCTCGACCACGTCTCGCGCCGGCTGGCCGAGCGCACCGAGGAGATCGCGCAGCTCATCTCCGCCGAGAACGGCAAGCCGATCAAGTGGGCCCGCGGCGAGGTCGGCCGCGCGGTGTCCGTGTTCCGGTTCGCCGCCGAGGAGGCCCGCCGCTTCAACGGCGGCGAGGCGCAGCGCCTCGACACCGACGCGGGCGGCCAGGGCCGGCTGGCTCTCACGCGCCGCTTCCCCAAGGGTGTCGTCCTCGGTATCGCGCCCTTCAACTTCCCGCTGAACCTGTGCGCCCACAAGGTCGCCCCGGCCATCGCGGCCGGCGCCCCGATCATCCTGAAGCCGGCGCCCGCGACCCCGCTGTCCGGTCTGATCCTCGGTGACCTGCTGGCCGAGACCGACCTCCCCGTCGGCTCCTGGAGCATCCTGCCGGTCGCCAACGACAAGATGCCCGCCCTGGTCCAGGACGAGCGCCTCCCGGTCATCTCCTTCACCGGCTCCGAGACGGTCGGCTACGCGATCATGGACTCGGTGCCGCGCAAGCACTGCACCCTGGAGCTCGGCGGCAACGGCGCGGCCGTCGTCCTCGCCGACTTCGCGAGCGACGCGGACCTCGACTGGGCCGCGACCCGGATCGCGACCTTCTCCAACTACCAGGGCGGCCAGTCCTGCATCTCGGTGCAGCGCGTGATCGCGGACGCCGCGGTGTACGACCGGCTGCTGCCCCGCGTCGTCGCCGCCGTCGAGGCCCAGGTCACCGGTGACCCGTCCGACGACAGGACCGACGTCGGCCCGCTGGTCAGCCAGGCCGCCGCCGAGCGCGTCGAGACCTGGGTGGACGAGGCCGTCGCGGCCGGCGCCACGCTGCTCACCGGCGGCAAGCGCGAGGGCGCCTCCTACGCCCCGACCGTTCTCGCCGACGTTCCGGCCGATGTCACGATCTCCTGCGAGGAGGTCTTCGGACCGGTCCTGACCGTGCAGAAGGTCGACGGCGAGGCGGCCGCCTTCGAGGCCGCGAACAACTCCAAGTACGGCCTCCAGACGGGCGTGTTCACGCACGACCTCCAGACCGCGTTCCGCGCGCACCGCGCCCTGGAGGTGGGCGGCGTCGTGATCGGTGACGTCCCGTCCTACCGCGCCGACCAGATGCCGTACGGCGGCGCGAAGCAGTCCGGTGTCGGCCGCGAGGGCGTCAAGTTCGCGATGGACGACTACACCTACGAGCGCGTGCTCGTCCTGACGGGTCTCGCCCTCTGA
- a CDS encoding helix-turn-helix domain-containing protein, which translates to MTRSQGGGGGQPSGRETLAAELRRLKERSGLSFGRLAGKTHYSRSSWERFLNGKQLPTAVALEEFAAVMDADADFLLGLLAGAVEPPGAGSVTDSGAGSSAAVGGDGAGTGGGVAQGGSSATAPVAATAATAEPGSVRAAAVQPVTPESVSVQGGFVQGGPAQGVFTEGESAQGGFVQGGFAEGGFAEGVLARPASAQAVGAQSAPERSVAEGPVLVPVPVPSVPVPAVQVPSAVQAVQVPSVAVQAGAVSSAEGPPAEVASAGVASGDVPAGARRQLALRDWKPGIRVAGLVAAGALVGSLATAFTLGAAPFGGGSSPGATDPSPQTPRPSCSKDSCQRRDPQAMDCQWDATTARETWLRGMHIELRYSAACGAVWGRIESGAVGDSVTIRDKYDLELTATVRVDRDTYTGMLPVDSDAPPRTVTICGRIPKFHAMECSPEGSVEP; encoded by the coding sequence GTGACCAGAAGTCAGGGGGGCGGCGGTGGGCAGCCATCGGGCAGAGAGACGCTCGCGGCGGAGCTGCGGCGGCTGAAGGAGAGGTCCGGACTGAGTTTCGGGCGCCTCGCCGGCAAGACGCACTACAGCCGCTCGTCGTGGGAACGCTTCCTCAACGGCAAGCAACTGCCCACCGCGGTGGCCCTGGAGGAGTTCGCCGCCGTCATGGACGCGGACGCGGACTTCCTGCTCGGGCTGCTGGCGGGGGCGGTGGAGCCGCCGGGGGCCGGGAGCGTGACCGACTCCGGGGCCGGGTCGTCTGCGGCCGTGGGCGGGGACGGGGCGGGGACCGGGGGCGGTGTCGCCCAGGGGGGCTCGTCGGCGACTGCGCCTGTGGCGGCGACGGCTGCGACCGCGGAACCGGGCTCGGTGCGGGCTGCGGCCGTGCAACCGGTGACGCCGGAGAGCGTCTCCGTGCAGGGCGGGTTCGTGCAAGGCGGGCCCGCGCAAGGCGTGTTCACGGAGGGCGAGTCCGCGCAAGGCGGGTTCGTGCAGGGCGGGTTCGCGGAGGGCGGGTTCGCGGAGGGTGTCTTGGCTCGCCCCGCCTCCGCGCAGGCCGTGGGGGCACAGTCCGCGCCGGAGCGGTCGGTGGCGGAAGGGCCGGTGTTGGTGCCGGTGCCGGTGCCGTCTGTGCCGGTACCGGCCGTGCAGGTGCCGTCCGCCGTGCAGGCCGTGCAGGTGCCGTCTGTGGCGGTGCAGGCCGGGGCGGTTTCGTCGGCCGAGGGACCGCCGGCCGAGGTGGCGTCCGCCGGGGTGGCGTCGGGCGATGTGCCGGCGGGTGCCCGGCGGCAGCTCGCCCTGCGGGACTGGAAGCCCGGGATACGTGTGGCCGGGCTGGTCGCCGCCGGTGCTCTGGTGGGCAGTCTCGCCACCGCGTTCACGCTCGGCGCCGCCCCGTTCGGCGGCGGCTCGTCCCCCGGGGCGACGGACCCTTCGCCGCAGACCCCGCGGCCGAGCTGCTCCAAGGACAGCTGCCAGCGACGCGATCCCCAGGCCATGGACTGCCAGTGGGACGCCACGACCGCCCGCGAGACCTGGCTGCGCGGCATGCACATCGAACTCCGCTACAGCGCTGCCTGCGGGGCGGTCTGGGGCCGCATCGAGAGCGGCGCGGTGGGCGACTCCGTGACCATCAGGGACAAGTACGACCTCGAACTGACGGCCACGGTGCGCGTGGACCGCGACACCTACACCGGCATGCTGCCCGTCGACTCCGACGCACCGCCCCGCACGGTGACGATCTGCGGGCGGATCCCGAAGTTCCACGCGATGGAGTGCTCCCCCGAGGGCTCCGTCGAGCCCTGA